A section of the Citrus sinensis cultivar Valencia sweet orange chromosome 8, DVS_A1.0, whole genome shotgun sequence genome encodes:
- the LOC102615749 gene encoding translation initiation factor IF3-1, mitochondrial, with protein MAFSCRTNQSRLKHLTHQFKRYYIQVPSLNHSISHTKICEAKKPFWESAVKTPNDFCNNVRFFAAPVQAQQKKDEKETSGPRLNDKINAQFVRLVLDEGHKVVSRHEALALARSLQCDLVEVDRKANPPVCKIMDFHKEKYHKELKEKDRAKAKSDITLKKGDCKEVRFSGKIEQKDLQMKADTVKRLMDKGYRVKCMALPVGKKEETEDLGGYLSRLIDLIEDISVVESGPHVERKQAYAIIRHVKFGPSKKGGLKKLKAVGDTSGVSKAATPSSTIERSVDIPTPAIHEEDPAEFGLEKIEKKNTPWSVSNSNDDLNEVFDLADGAKGLTSNFTPKVMNAAPESASPPASISASNFSHPKPAPNFSRADTLGSTPHGPSLGTGNRYARSEQKNQFPQKPIDNLGSGMRESFRSEPQFPSQRRQPPPPPNMNASPSMGEKKPIGTEASNFRNSRLPNSMPSDVPNTRASSYGIFSNPTANAPTGQGMAADRTKEGIPTQGTAGVRPNQSSPGLKSDGSQTPGPDNGQRKFGIFSR; from the exons ATGGCCTTTAGCTGCAGAACCAACCAATCGAGGCTCAAACACTTAACACACCAATTCAAAAGATATTACATTCAAGTTCCTTCTCTTAATCACAGCATTTCACACACAAAAATTTGTGAGGCAAAGAAGCCATTTTGGGAAAGCGCCGTTAAAACACCTAATGATTTTTGCAACAACGTAAGGTTTTTTGCTGCCCCAGTTCAg GCTCAGCAGAAGAAGGATGAGAAGGAAACTAGTGGGCCGcgtttaaatgataaaatcaatgctCAGTTTGTTCGGCTGGTTTTAGACGAAG GGCACAAAGTTGTCTCAAGACATGAAGCACTCGCACTTGCCAGGAGTCTCCAATGCGATTTGGTTGAG GTTGATAGAAAGGCAAACCCACCAGTCTGTAAAATCATGGACTTCCATAAAGAGAAATACcataaagaattaaaggaaaaGGATCGTGCGAAAGCCAAG TCTGACATCACTTTGAAAAAGGGAGATTGCAAAGAAGTTAGATTCTCGGGGAAAATT GAGCAAAAAGACCTGCAGATGAAAGCAGATACAGTCAAAAGGTTGATGGATAAGGGTTACCGGGTGAAG TGTATGGCTTTGCCTGTGggtaaaaaagaagaaacagagGACTTGGGAGGATACTTATCCCGTCTCATTGATTTG ATTGAAGATATATCTGTTGTAGAAAGTGGACCACATGTGGAGAGGAAACAAGCATATGCTATAATTAGGCACGTCAAATTTGGCCCATCAAAGAAAGgtggtttaaaaaaattgaaggccGTTGGGGATACAAGTGGTGTTAGTAAGGCTGCAACTCCATCATCAACTATTGAGCGTTCGGTTGATATCCCCACACCTGCAATTCATGAAGAAGATCCCGCAGAATTTGGcttagaaaaaatagaaaaaaaaaacactccaTGGTCAGTTTCAAACTCAAATGATGATCTAAACGAAGTATTTGATCTTGCTGATGGAGCGAAGGGGTTGACTTCAAACTTCACACCTAAAGTAATGAATGCTGCACCAGAATCAGCTAGTCCTCCTGCAAGTATCAGTGCCTCAAACTTTTCGCACCCCAAACCAGCGCCTAATTTTTCAAGGGCAGACACGCTTGGATCGACTCCACATGGGCCTTCCCTTGGAACTGGAAATAGGTATGCAAGAAgtgaacaaaaaaatcagTTCCCACAAAAGCCAATTGATAATCTGGGGTCAGGTATGAGGGAGTCCTTCAGGTCAGAACCGCAGTTTCCTTCTCAAAGAAGgcaaccaccaccaccaccaaataTGAATGCCTCTCCTTCAATGGGAGAAAAGAAGCCAATCGGGACTGAGGCTTCTAATTTTAGGAACTCAAGGCTTCCTAATAGCATGCCCAGTGATGTTCCCAATACCCGAGCATCTAGTTATGGAATTTTCAGCAATCCAACAGCCAATGCTCCTACGGGGCAAGGTATGGCAGCTGATAGAACTAAGGAAGGCATCCCTACTCAGGGCACTGCAGGAGTCAGACCAAATCAAAGTAGTCCCGGTTTAAAATCTGATGGTAGCCAAACGCCTGGCCCTGATAATGGACAGAGGAAATTTGGAATATTCAGTCGATAG